A genomic stretch from Mauremys mutica isolate MM-2020 ecotype Southern chromosome 18, ASM2049712v1, whole genome shotgun sequence includes:
- the AK1 gene encoding adenylate kinase isoenzyme 1 isoform X5 gives MGRMEQCESHVTEELLCPDLLRMATEKLKNSKIIFVVGGPGSGKGTQCERIVQKYGYTHLSTGDLLRAEVNSGSERGKKLSAIMEKGELVPLDTVLDMLRDAMVAKVDVSKGFLIDGYPREVKQGEEFEKKIAPPTLLLYVDAGKDTMVKRLLKRGETSGRVDDNEETIKKRLDTYYKATEPVITFYEKRGIVRKLNAEGSVDDVFVQVCTHLDALK, from the exons ATGGGCAGAATGGAGCAGTGTGAGAGCCATGTG ACTGAAGAGCTGCTTTGCCCAGATCTCCTCAGGATGGCAACAG AGAAACTGAAGAACAGCAAAATCATCTTCGTGGTGG GCGGGCCTGGCTCAGGAAAAGGGACCCAATGTGAGAGGATTGTCCAGAAGTATGGCTACACCCACCTGTCCACCGGTGATCTCCTGAGGGCAGAGGTCAACTCTGGCTCGGAGAGAGGCAAGAAGCTCTCTGCCATCATGGAGAAGGGAGAGCTGGTGCCCCTG gacacGGTGCTTGATATGCTGCGAGACGCCATGGTGGCCAAGGTAGATGTCTCCAAGGGGTTCCTGATTGACGGCTACCCCCGAGAGGTGAAGCAAGGCGAGGAGTTTGAGAAGAAG ATCGCGCCCCCAACGCTGCTGCTCTACGTGGATGCCGGGAAGGACACCATGGTCAAGCGTTTGTTGAAACGGGGTGAGACCAGCGGGCGGGTGGATGACAATGAGGAGACGATCAAGAAGCGCCTGGACACTTACTACAAGGCTACAGAGCCGGTCATCACGTTCTACGAGAAAAGAGGGATCGTCCGGAAG CTGAACGCCGAAGGCTCCGTGGACGACGTGTTCGTACAGGTCTGCACTCATCTGGATGCCCTGAAGTAA
- the AK1 gene encoding adenylate kinase isoenzyme 1 isoform X2 — protein MQDLCEREQPSRGFLSQGCGAGLTHAYTTWLCFQTEELLCPDLLRMATEKLKNSKIIFVVGGPGSGKGTQCERIVQKYGYTHLSTGDLLRAEVNSGSERGKKLSAIMEKGELVPLDTVLDMLRDAMVAKVDVSKGFLIDGYPREVKQGEEFEKKIAPPTLLLYVDAGKDTMVKRLLKRGETSGRVDDNEETIKKRLDTYYKATEPVITFYEKRGIVRKLNAEGSVDDVFVQVCTHLDALK, from the exons ATGCAagatctgtgtgagagagagcaacCCTCGAGGGGGTTCCTCTCACAAGGGTGCGGTGCCGGACTTACTCATGCATACACCACTTGGCTTTGTTTCCAG ACTGAAGAGCTGCTTTGCCCAGATCTCCTCAGGATGGCAACAG AGAAACTGAAGAACAGCAAAATCATCTTCGTGGTGG GCGGGCCTGGCTCAGGAAAAGGGACCCAATGTGAGAGGATTGTCCAGAAGTATGGCTACACCCACCTGTCCACCGGTGATCTCCTGAGGGCAGAGGTCAACTCTGGCTCGGAGAGAGGCAAGAAGCTCTCTGCCATCATGGAGAAGGGAGAGCTGGTGCCCCTG gacacGGTGCTTGATATGCTGCGAGACGCCATGGTGGCCAAGGTAGATGTCTCCAAGGGGTTCCTGATTGACGGCTACCCCCGAGAGGTGAAGCAAGGCGAGGAGTTTGAGAAGAAG ATCGCGCCCCCAACGCTGCTGCTCTACGTGGATGCCGGGAAGGACACCATGGTCAAGCGTTTGTTGAAACGGGGTGAGACCAGCGGGCGGGTGGATGACAATGAGGAGACGATCAAGAAGCGCCTGGACACTTACTACAAGGCTACAGAGCCGGTCATCACGTTCTACGAGAAAAGAGGGATCGTCCGGAAG CTGAACGCCGAAGGCTCCGTGGACGACGTGTTCGTACAGGTCTGCACTCATCTGGATGCCCTGAAGTAA
- the AK1 gene encoding adenylate kinase isoenzyme 1 isoform X4, whose product MQRQPPGSDTECCCCDRQDWISRTEELLCPDLLRMATEKLKNSKIIFVVGGPGSGKGTQCERIVQKYGYTHLSTGDLLRAEVNSGSERGKKLSAIMEKGELVPLDTVLDMLRDAMVAKVDVSKGFLIDGYPREVKQGEEFEKKIAPPTLLLYVDAGKDTMVKRLLKRGETSGRVDDNEETIKKRLDTYYKATEPVITFYEKRGIVRKLNAEGSVDDVFVQVCTHLDALK is encoded by the exons ATGCAAAGGCAGCCGCCAGGCTCCGACACCGAGTGCTGCTGCTGTGACAGGCAGGACTGGATCAGCCGG ACTGAAGAGCTGCTTTGCCCAGATCTCCTCAGGATGGCAACAG AGAAACTGAAGAACAGCAAAATCATCTTCGTGGTGG GCGGGCCTGGCTCAGGAAAAGGGACCCAATGTGAGAGGATTGTCCAGAAGTATGGCTACACCCACCTGTCCACCGGTGATCTCCTGAGGGCAGAGGTCAACTCTGGCTCGGAGAGAGGCAAGAAGCTCTCTGCCATCATGGAGAAGGGAGAGCTGGTGCCCCTG gacacGGTGCTTGATATGCTGCGAGACGCCATGGTGGCCAAGGTAGATGTCTCCAAGGGGTTCCTGATTGACGGCTACCCCCGAGAGGTGAAGCAAGGCGAGGAGTTTGAGAAGAAG ATCGCGCCCCCAACGCTGCTGCTCTACGTGGATGCCGGGAAGGACACCATGGTCAAGCGTTTGTTGAAACGGGGTGAGACCAGCGGGCGGGTGGATGACAATGAGGAGACGATCAAGAAGCGCCTGGACACTTACTACAAGGCTACAGAGCCGGTCATCACGTTCTACGAGAAAAGAGGGATCGTCCGGAAG CTGAACGCCGAAGGCTCCGTGGACGACGTGTTCGTACAGGTCTGCACTCATCTGGATGCCCTGAAGTAA
- the AK1 gene encoding adenylate kinase isoenzyme 1 isoform X3 produces the protein MQRQPPGSDTECCCCDRQDWISRVGDQTEELLCPDLLRMATEKLKNSKIIFVVGGPGSGKGTQCERIVQKYGYTHLSTGDLLRAEVNSGSERGKKLSAIMEKGELVPLDTVLDMLRDAMVAKVDVSKGFLIDGYPREVKQGEEFEKKIAPPTLLLYVDAGKDTMVKRLLKRGETSGRVDDNEETIKKRLDTYYKATEPVITFYEKRGIVRKLNAEGSVDDVFVQVCTHLDALK, from the exons ATGCAAAGGCAGCCGCCAGGCTCCGACACCGAGTGCTGCTGCTGTGACAGGCAGGACTGGATCAGCCGGGTTGGTGACCAG ACTGAAGAGCTGCTTTGCCCAGATCTCCTCAGGATGGCAACAG AGAAACTGAAGAACAGCAAAATCATCTTCGTGGTGG GCGGGCCTGGCTCAGGAAAAGGGACCCAATGTGAGAGGATTGTCCAGAAGTATGGCTACACCCACCTGTCCACCGGTGATCTCCTGAGGGCAGAGGTCAACTCTGGCTCGGAGAGAGGCAAGAAGCTCTCTGCCATCATGGAGAAGGGAGAGCTGGTGCCCCTG gacacGGTGCTTGATATGCTGCGAGACGCCATGGTGGCCAAGGTAGATGTCTCCAAGGGGTTCCTGATTGACGGCTACCCCCGAGAGGTGAAGCAAGGCGAGGAGTTTGAGAAGAAG ATCGCGCCCCCAACGCTGCTGCTCTACGTGGATGCCGGGAAGGACACCATGGTCAAGCGTTTGTTGAAACGGGGTGAGACCAGCGGGCGGGTGGATGACAATGAGGAGACGATCAAGAAGCGCCTGGACACTTACTACAAGGCTACAGAGCCGGTCATCACGTTCTACGAGAAAAGAGGGATCGTCCGGAAG CTGAACGCCGAAGGCTCCGTGGACGACGTGTTCGTACAGGTCTGCACTCATCTGGATGCCCTGAAGTAA
- the AK1 gene encoding adenylate kinase isoenzyme 1 isoform X6, which yields MHQLPTEELLCPDLLRMATEKLKNSKIIFVVGGPGSGKGTQCERIVQKYGYTHLSTGDLLRAEVNSGSERGKKLSAIMEKGELVPLDTVLDMLRDAMVAKVDVSKGFLIDGYPREVKQGEEFEKKIAPPTLLLYVDAGKDTMVKRLLKRGETSGRVDDNEETIKKRLDTYYKATEPVITFYEKRGIVRKLNAEGSVDDVFVQVCTHLDALK from the exons ATGCACCAGCTTCCA ACTGAAGAGCTGCTTTGCCCAGATCTCCTCAGGATGGCAACAG AGAAACTGAAGAACAGCAAAATCATCTTCGTGGTGG GCGGGCCTGGCTCAGGAAAAGGGACCCAATGTGAGAGGATTGTCCAGAAGTATGGCTACACCCACCTGTCCACCGGTGATCTCCTGAGGGCAGAGGTCAACTCTGGCTCGGAGAGAGGCAAGAAGCTCTCTGCCATCATGGAGAAGGGAGAGCTGGTGCCCCTG gacacGGTGCTTGATATGCTGCGAGACGCCATGGTGGCCAAGGTAGATGTCTCCAAGGGGTTCCTGATTGACGGCTACCCCCGAGAGGTGAAGCAAGGCGAGGAGTTTGAGAAGAAG ATCGCGCCCCCAACGCTGCTGCTCTACGTGGATGCCGGGAAGGACACCATGGTCAAGCGTTTGTTGAAACGGGGTGAGACCAGCGGGCGGGTGGATGACAATGAGGAGACGATCAAGAAGCGCCTGGACACTTACTACAAGGCTACAGAGCCGGTCATCACGTTCTACGAGAAAAGAGGGATCGTCCGGAAG CTGAACGCCGAAGGCTCCGTGGACGACGTGTTCGTACAGGTCTGCACTCATCTGGATGCCCTGAAGTAA
- the AK1 gene encoding adenylate kinase isoenzyme 1 isoform X8, with product MATEKLKNSKIIFVVGGPGSGKGTQCERIVQKYGYTHLSTGDLLRAEVNSGSERGKKLSAIMEKGELVPLDTVLDMLRDAMVAKVDVSKGFLIDGYPREVKQGEEFEKKIAPPTLLLYVDAGKDTMVKRLLKRGETSGRVDDNEETIKKRLDTYYKATEPVITFYEKRGIVRKLNAEGSVDDVFVQVCTHLDALK from the exons ATGGCAACAG AGAAACTGAAGAACAGCAAAATCATCTTCGTGGTGG GCGGGCCTGGCTCAGGAAAAGGGACCCAATGTGAGAGGATTGTCCAGAAGTATGGCTACACCCACCTGTCCACCGGTGATCTCCTGAGGGCAGAGGTCAACTCTGGCTCGGAGAGAGGCAAGAAGCTCTCTGCCATCATGGAGAAGGGAGAGCTGGTGCCCCTG gacacGGTGCTTGATATGCTGCGAGACGCCATGGTGGCCAAGGTAGATGTCTCCAAGGGGTTCCTGATTGACGGCTACCCCCGAGAGGTGAAGCAAGGCGAGGAGTTTGAGAAGAAG ATCGCGCCCCCAACGCTGCTGCTCTACGTGGATGCCGGGAAGGACACCATGGTCAAGCGTTTGTTGAAACGGGGTGAGACCAGCGGGCGGGTGGATGACAATGAGGAGACGATCAAGAAGCGCCTGGACACTTACTACAAGGCTACAGAGCCGGTCATCACGTTCTACGAGAAAAGAGGGATCGTCCGGAAG CTGAACGCCGAAGGCTCCGTGGACGACGTGTTCGTACAGGTCTGCACTCATCTGGATGCCCTGAAGTAA
- the AK1 gene encoding adenylate kinase isoenzyme 1 isoform X7 codes for MGTECSCLATSVEKAGKEKLKNSKIIFVVGGPGSGKGTQCERIVQKYGYTHLSTGDLLRAEVNSGSERGKKLSAIMEKGELVPLDTVLDMLRDAMVAKVDVSKGFLIDGYPREVKQGEEFEKKIAPPTLLLYVDAGKDTMVKRLLKRGETSGRVDDNEETIKKRLDTYYKATEPVITFYEKRGIVRKLNAEGSVDDVFVQVCTHLDALK; via the exons ATGGGGACAGAGTGCTCCTGCCTGGCTACCTCCGTGGAAAAGGCTGGCAAAG AGAAACTGAAGAACAGCAAAATCATCTTCGTGGTGG GCGGGCCTGGCTCAGGAAAAGGGACCCAATGTGAGAGGATTGTCCAGAAGTATGGCTACACCCACCTGTCCACCGGTGATCTCCTGAGGGCAGAGGTCAACTCTGGCTCGGAGAGAGGCAAGAAGCTCTCTGCCATCATGGAGAAGGGAGAGCTGGTGCCCCTG gacacGGTGCTTGATATGCTGCGAGACGCCATGGTGGCCAAGGTAGATGTCTCCAAGGGGTTCCTGATTGACGGCTACCCCCGAGAGGTGAAGCAAGGCGAGGAGTTTGAGAAGAAG ATCGCGCCCCCAACGCTGCTGCTCTACGTGGATGCCGGGAAGGACACCATGGTCAAGCGTTTGTTGAAACGGGGTGAGACCAGCGGGCGGGTGGATGACAATGAGGAGACGATCAAGAAGCGCCTGGACACTTACTACAAGGCTACAGAGCCGGTCATCACGTTCTACGAGAAAAGAGGGATCGTCCGGAAG CTGAACGCCGAAGGCTCCGTGGACGACGTGTTCGTACAGGTCTGCACTCATCTGGATGCCCTGAAGTAA
- the LOC123352375 gene encoding uncharacterized protein LOC123352375, which produces MPFSEAWSLCWRSRSESCGSRQKGSKGGRLALSVLSAGRSAAAMGLPAHLELLEVAPLPGLRPCSGLSATPPPFCAISDLSGGATIFHRPSATEPKTQHIPFPQWAWRLLLAAFLRHSWLPRRLTGHPALGRQGTKGPFSQAGIQSPHLATHTSSEAWAGTSSREVGMDLNQSKFLDCRIDNRTEQHSEWGTQIPICQGPADGNATLHPVTTFCPSLTSSLHASIQLWLFQWVIPPLEMPGSRGWSPPCRAGPVGLRTVIPK; this is translated from the exons ATGCCGTTTTCAGAGGCCTGGAGCCTCTGCTGGAGGTCACGCTCTGAGAGCTGTGGCTCAAGGCAGAAGGGGAGCAAGGGAGGGCGCCTTGCACTTTCGGTTCTCTCTGCAGGGAGGAGTGCAGCGGCGATGGGGCTCCCAGCACATCTggagctcctggaagtggctccGCTTCCTGGCCTCCGT CCCTGCAGCGGCCTCTCAGCGACTCCTCCGCCCTTCTGCGCCATCTCGGACCTGTCAGGTGGTGCCACCATCTTCCATCGTCCCTCTGCTACCGAACCCAAGACGCAACacatccccttcccccaatggGCCTGGAGACTCCTGTTGGCAGCTTTTCTGAGGCATTCCTGGCTCCCTCGACGGCTCACTGGCCATCCAGCTCTAGGCAGGCAGGGGACTAAGGGGCCCTTTTCCCAAGCAGGCATCCAGAGCCCACATTTGGCCACTCACACCAGCTCAGAGGCCTGGGCAGGCACCTCCAGCAGAGAG GTTGGGATGGACCTCAATCAGAGCAAGTTCCTTGACTGTAGAATAGACAACAGGACAGAGCAGCATTCAGAATGGGGGACACAGATCCCCATATGCCAGGGCCCGGCTGATGGAAACGCCACCCTGCACCCTGTGACCACCTTTTGTCCATCATTAACATCTTCTTTACATGCTTCCATTCAGCTTTGGCTTTTCCAGTGGGTGATTCCTCCCCTGGAGATGCCAGGGAGCAGAGGGTGGTCGCCACCTTGCCGAGCTGGGCCTGTCGGTCTGAGAACTGTGATCCCAAAGTAA